The Salvelinus sp. IW2-2015 unplaced genomic scaffold, ASM291031v2 Un_scaffold1380, whole genome shotgun sequence genomic sequence TTTAAAACCATCAAACGTTCAGCTCTCCCGCTGTGTCTGTGGTTATTTGTATATGTAAACTCATAGAAATAGAGTCACAGATCCACCCATTACAGACCGATTGACTTGCATTTGGATGCCAATTCTAGTCATTKTATTTCTATGGGTAAACTGATAGGGAACTAGGGAGAGTTAGTTGAGACCTGAGGCTGAAACTGAAAAGCAAATAAATGCAGCCAACATCCCTGGGCCTCCCGGCTGTAAGCACACAGCAGAGCAGTTGGATTTCCCATAAGACACACACGCAAAAAAAAGACACAAAGGGGCTGAGCTTCAAACTTGGCTCACGCCGAAACTTCTGGCTTCAATTTATTTCTGGAGCAGTCACTGCTGATTTTAATTAGTTGAAAGTTTACGTTGAAAGTTTTTGCTTAGCCAGCCTTTttagtttttcttttcttttttcttcaccCTTTCTCCTTTGTCTtttttcttttgtgtgtgtgtgtgtgtgtgtgtatgtgtatatatattttgttggtTGGCATTGGCCAACATCTGGAAGCCTTTGTGTAATATGTGTACAGCTTCTTTTAATGTTTGCGTAGTTTTGTTAGATCACCATCCCCCTGGGAGTGAAAAAATCCCTCATCATCTGGCTTTAATCAGCCATTAATATTGTTGTGATGTGGCAACACAGCACAAGGAGGGGACGGCAGATACAAGATGCGTGGGAAGGAACGCTCACAATGCTTTCTAGAGCCTGTGTCAAACCAATGCAGcacagccccccccacccccccacccccattcaaacctgggtcaaatacatattCGCTGTGTTCAATTTTTCAATCAAACACTAATTTTAAAACGTTTtcaaaatatattacaaatacaacttgagtattggccatacaatacaatatagaaaatattgCAATGACTATGTTGAATAACTACTATACtgagaaaaaatataaacacaaRatgtaaagtgttggtctcatgtttcatgagctgaaaRagcacaaaaagcttgtttttctaaaatgttgtgcacaaatttgtttacatccctRttagtgagcatttctcctttgccaagataatccatccacctgacaggtgtgYcatatcaagaaactgattaaacaggtgcacattgtgctgaggacaaaaaagttttgagggagcatgcaaatggcatgctgactgcaggaatgtccaccagagcagttgccagagaactgaatgttcatttctctaccataagccgcctccaacgtcgttttagagaatttggcagtacatccaaccggcctcacaaccgcagaccatgtgtaaccacgccagcccaggacgtccacatctggcttcttcagatcgtctgagaccagccacccggaaagttgatgaaactgtgggtttacacaaACTATCAYAAACCAtcttagggaagctcatctgcattttcGTCGTCCTCACCGGGttattgacctgactgcagttcgttgttgtaaccgacttcagtgggaaaatgctcaactTCGGTGGCCACTGGTATGCTGGAgaagtttcaactgtaccgggcagatggcagatagcgTGCATGGCAtagtgtgggtgagcggtttgccgGTGGGGTTGTTGTAWgggcaggaataagctacagacaacaacaaaaaatggcattttatcgatggaaatttgaatgcacagagatactgtgacgaaatcctgtcgtgccattcatccaccgccatcacctcatgWttcagcatgataatgcacggccccatattgcaaggatctgtacacaattcctggacaTTTCCTAAACATTTCCCAGTTCTATGGGCTGCATActcagatatgtcacccattgagcatgtttgggatgctctggatcgacatgtacgacagcgtgttccagttccRgccaatatccagcaaattcgcacaggacacctctacgggatcggtgtccccccggcgggacggttgagctaacgtagYctaatgtgattagcatgaggttgtaagtaacaaaaacatttcccaggacatagacatatctgatatgggcagaaagcttaaattcttattcatctaactgcactctccaatttacagtagctattacagtgaaagaataccatgctattatttgaggaaagtgcacaattatgaacttgaaaaggtATTAATACACCAATTAGGCCCATTttgcagtcttgatacaacattttgaacagacatgcaatggttcattggatcagtctaaaactttgcacaaaaaggccatctagtggccaaaatataaattgtgcctgggctggaataataaatMatggcctttttcttgcatttcaaagatgatggtacagtgtattatctttgtattatcttctaccagatctaatgtgttatattctcctacattaatttcaaatttccacaaacttctacGTGTtgcctttcaaatggtatcaagaatatgcatatccttgcttcaggtcctgagctacaggcagttagatttaggtatgtcattttaggcgaaaattgaaaaaagggttggattcttaagaggtttttaaggtatctgtggccaacagatgcatatctgtattcccagtcatgtgaaatcRGtaggttagggcctaatgaatttattaaaattgactgatttccttatatgaactgtaactcagtaaaatctttgaaattgttacatgttgcgtttaatatttttgttcagtgtagtaaccAGTAACTACTGAAGCTTCAGCTTCCAGCTGTTCTTGGTAGGCCTACTGCTGGTGGGGATTGAACAATGCATTGCATGTGGTTTYGAAGCTGCCTCAAAGTACAGGCATTGAGTAAAACAAACccaatgtatatgtatgtattatgtattatggatccccattagctggtgccaaggcagcagctacttttcctggggtccagcaaaattaaggcagtgtatacaattttaaaaacattacaatacattcagactgtgtgccttcaggcccctactccaccactaccacatatatacagtacaaaatccatgtgtacgtgtgtgtatagtgcgtatgctatcgtgtgtgtgtgtgtgtgtgtgtatgcgcctatgtttgtgttgcttcacagtccccgctgttccataaggtgtttttaaataaatctaattttactgcttgcatgagttacttgatgtggaatagagttccatgtagtcatggctataTTTAGTTctgtgcgccttccatagtctgttcggGCCTgggaagagacctcttgtggcatgtcttgtggggtatgcatgggtgttcgAGCTATGCgctagtagttcaaacagacagctcggtgcattcaacatgtgcATTCaacacctctcataaatacaagccgtgatgaagtcaatctctcctccactttgagcaaggagagattgacatgcatattattaatattagctctatgTGTACATCCAAAGGCCAGCTYtgctgccctgttctgaaccaatttatattttcctaagtccttttttgtggcacctgaccacacgactaaatagtagtagtagtgccttgttgacagtgctgtcaagaaggtagagcagcgccttATCatagacatacttctccccatcttagctactgttgtatcaatacatTTTGACCARaacagtttacaatccagggtaactccaagcagtttagtaacCTCAARttgctcaatttccacattatttattacaagatttagttgaggtttagggtttagtgaatgatttgtctcaaatacaatgcttttagtttaagaaatatttaggactaatttattccttgccacccactctgaaactaactgcaactctttgttaaStgttgcagtcatttcagtcactgtagtagctgacatgtatagtgttgagtcatccgcatacatagacactctggctttcctcaaagccagtggcaattcattagtaaagattgaaaaatgtaatgggcctagacagctgccttggggaattcctgattctaactggattatgttggagaggcttccaagaacaccctctgtgttctgttagacaggtaactctttatcaacaatatagcagggggtgtaaagccataagacATAAGTTTTGCCAGCatcagactatgattgataatgtcgaaggccgcactgaagtctaacaaaacagcccccacaatctttttatcatcaatttctctcagccaatgtCTGCAGACCTTCATACATAATGGATATCCTATCCCTGTCCTTGGCTTCAAGCATTTTGGATGCACACCTCCCCTTCACTAGATGAACCCGAACTGAGTCTGCAATATTATCTAATGTAGCTTGTCACAKTAAAGAGGGTGCGCTCTAAACAGCAGCACATTTGGCAGATTGGTGTCCTAAGAGCCATATATAGTACACATGTAAAGTATAGGcctagggctcgattcaatccgtaatGCTGAAGATCTTTGCTCCAGCGTGatagaaatttaaaggcaatatttCCGTGtcagcagagactgcattcacggtaaatgctgcattatgtcggctcaatcggaaattacctttaaatttcaatcgcgcTATAATCCTGAACTTTGGCAATACGCATTGAATCAAGCCTTGTCTATGGTTCTGTTTTGTGCCAGTCATTTTATTCAAAGCRAGAAGTGATTTGTTCtgattagtgtttgtgtgtgtgtattccacaGGTCTTCCTATCCTCTCCTTCACACACATCAAGACCAACCTGTGTAAGTGGTGTGACTACTCCAGCCCTATCTGTGAGGACAGTGTGTGTTATACCaactgctccctctcctccttctgtgctCTGAGTGAAGAGATCTGCATTGCAATATGGTAAGTGTGAAGTGTTTCATCAAAGGACTATCTCCCAAGTTCAAGTTTATTtgccatatacagtataataaatgAGTATTTTGCACCAGAGCTCTCACTCTCACATTAAAAACATCAAAAATATTTWaaaaatacagtaccagtcaaatgtttggacacacctactcattcaaaggtttttctttatttttactattttctacattgtagaataatagtgaagatatcaaaactctgaaataacacatttggaatcatgtagtaaccaaaaaagtgtttaacaaatccaaatatattttgagattcttcaaaYtagccaccctttgccttaacgacagctttgtacactcttggcattctctcaaccagcttcatgaggaatgcttttcccacatatgctgagcacttgttggctgcttttccttcactctgcggtccaactcatcccaaaccatctcaattgggttgaggccgggtgattgtggaggccaggtcatctgatgcagcagttcatgactctccttcttgttcaaatagcccttacacagcctggaggtgtgttttgggtcattgtcctgttgaaaaacaaatgttagtctcactaagcgcaaaccagatgggatggtgtatcactgcagaatgctgtggtagcaatgctggttaagtgtgccttgatttctaaataaatcacagacagtgtcaccagcgaagcacccccacaccatcacacctcctcctccatcacggtgggaaccacacaggcggaaataatccgttcacctattctgcgtctcacaaagacacggcggttggaaccaaaaatctcaaatttgcactcatcagaccaaagaacagatttccaccagtctaatgtccattgctcgtgtttctttgcccaagcaagtctcttgttgttattggtgtcatttagtagtggtttctttgcagcaattcaaccatgaaggcctgattcctctgaacagttgatgttgagatgtgtctgttacttgaactcggtgaagtatttatttgggctgcaatctgaggtgcagttaactctaatgaactWATCCTCTGCAMcagagataactctgggtcttcctttcctgtggcggtcctcgtgatagccagtttcatcatagtgcttgatggtttttgcaactgcacttcaagaaacgttaaaagttcttgaaatgttcctaattgactgacgttcatgtcttaaagtaatgatggactgtcatttctctttgcttatttgagctgttcttgacaaaaTACGGACWtggtcttttaccaaatagggctatcttctgtataccccccctaccttgtcacaacacaacgaaGAAATGAAATGATGATGAGTGGTGAGTGTGGTGAGTGGGATATTTGCTATGTTTGTGATGAGGAGGACAAAGTTCATTTTGGCTTTATTTTAATGTTGCTCACCGTCTGGTATGCTGGGCCCCAGTGGTCAAACCTCTACAGCAGGGAGGGCACCCTGTTAAAATMTAACTTAGGGCCCCAAAAAGGCTAGGTCCGTCCTGACTGCATGTTTGGGTATGGATGTCAGAATGCAGAACCGTGACTGTGGCCCATCGTGATGagttttgtattaaaaaaaacccATAAAAATTGCCGATCCCTGCTCTACAGTAATAAAGAGAGGGTCCTTGATcgcagtcaaaagtagtgcactttatagggaatagtgtgccgttTGGTACACATTCTTGATCTTASTTCCTCCCCTCATAGGAAGTCTATCTACTGACCTCTGAATGACAGAgatagtgtcccaaatggcaccctattccctatatagtgcactacttttgaccagagcactatSGGCATGTAATTTGGGACATATCCGAATTGGAAGACACTGGTGTTATTAAGACTGGTGTTGTTGTTGGCAGGATACAAAGGTAGATTGGATTGACCATTTGTATAAAACTTCCAATCCACTCTagcaaatacatacagtacataaccaaTCCAAACAAAACCTCAAAGTAAAACGTCAACTATAGGCTTTCCCAGAGACATTTTCCTATTGTAAAATGTCTAACTAAATTCAGTTTACTAGTTTGATAAGTAACTTTATAATTGATCTGTGGAAATGTAAGTAATTCACTTTGTGTTTGAATGTGGGTGCGTGCATGTGAGTGTATGACTGCGTGTACAGCTTTAACATCTGTTAGTGTCTTCATCTGTGTCCCAGGCGGAAGGACAATGAGAGTATGAGTGTGAAGACGTTATGCCACCAGCCCCAGCAGCCACTGGAGAATATCATGTTGTCAAACTACTCCTCCAACGAGTGTGTGATGGCTCCTCAGCCCTCTGAGGATGGGGTCCTGTTCGTTTGTGGCTGCCTGGGAGAACACGAGTGCAACGATAAGCTTATATTCGACAAGGGCTACAATGGTAACATCACTTGTTTTACTCTGGAACCAGGRAGTACATGGTGCAACTAGAACATTTTAATTTGAAACAGATTAATTTACAATTGTATATTAATAAAAAATGCAACGTGAGGAAAAATAGGCATTTATAATGTAAATACAAAATGTAGTAGTAATAATGTATACTAACCTATGATCCGATTCCATGTTGTCTTcacattgtttttaaatgtgtccTCAGATTTTTCCAAGCTCAAGAGTAAAGATGTGATTCCAGTGGTGGTGATCAGCCTGGTCCCTCCCTTTTTAGTGGCTATCATCGCTACCATGGCTTTCTACCTGTACCGTACCAGACAGCCCGGCAAGCAGCCCAAAGACTGGGCTCCCAAACGCACACACTACCAGGTAGGTGGATCTACCAGGTATGGAAAAATATACTTTgagacccaaatggcaccctattccctacaacatagtgcactacttttgaccagagcccataggtccctggtaaaaagtaatgcactatatagggaatagggtgccatttgggacaccgccATAACCAACTGGAAGCTTTTCATTTATTgtcatgtagctacagtacattacagtttgTGAAAAGGTGTAAAATAATCCCTTATGGGATGGGTAGCTAAAGGCCACTTGATACGTaactaaaaatataattcatgaatTAATTTACCAGGCCTTSGACATCCCAGAGGGACTCAGTGGGGAGGCCATCACCGGRGGTGAGGACTGCCATGGCAAGCTGTCAGCCATCAATAGCGACGCTACATCTGACATGTCTCCCGTCCGGGCCCATAACTTCAACCACAGCACGGAGCAGCTACCCATCCAGCTAGAAGCCTTGGTGGGGAAAGGGAGGTTTGCTGAGGTGTGGCGGGCCAGGCTCCACCACCAGGCAGCTGGTTCTCAGTATGAGACGGTGGCAGTGAAGGTGATGGTTTTCCCTCTGCCCRTTTTTCTCACCCCCCCATTTTTTCTGTAGTTTTTTGTGTCATTTTCATGTGATATAATACTTtgaataaatgtttatttgatttgaagatcTTCCCGTCTGTCGAGTATGTGTCCTGGAGCAACGAGAGGGCCATCTTCTCTGACGCCAACCTGGAGCATGAAAATGTGGTTCAATTCCTGACAGCAGAGGAGCGAGGGCCCTCCGGCTCCCCTCAGAGGCAGTACTGGCTGGTCATGGCCTACCACGGCCTGGGAAACCTACAGGTTAGTTTGATTTagcttttttttgtttattgCTAGGTTGATTAAGTGTATATTGTTGTTATATGGTGCAGTAGAAGACTAGAAGAGATAACTAGTAAATCTTATTGTACAtacaatttcataaaaatgttMTCAAATAATCCTGTGAGGGATGGGTCACTAAAT encodes the following:
- the tgfbr2l gene encoding TGF-beta receptor type-2, yielding MGCWRFSAVNIVLLSFCLPILSFTHIKTNLCKWCDYSSPICEDSVCYTNCSLSSFCALSEEICIAIWRKDNESMSVKTLCHQPQQPLENIMLSNYSSNECVMAPQPSEDGVLFVCGCLGEHECNDKLIFDKGYNDFSKLKSKDVIPVVVISLVPPFLVAIIATMAFYLYRTRQPGKQPKDWAPKRTHYQAXDIPEGLSGEAITGGEDCHGKLSAINSDATSDMSPVRAHNFNHSTEQLPIQLEALVGKGRFAEVWRARLHHQAAGSQYETVAVKIFPSVEYVSWSNERAIFSDANLEHENVVQFLTAEERGPSGSPQRQYWLVMAYHGLGNLQDFLAGHVLSWAELCAMAGSVARGLAHLHSDTTPCGIPKVPVAHRDLKSSNIVVKSRRECALCDFGLALRLDLSLTVDDFANSGQVGTARYMAPEVLESRVNLEDLEAFKQMDVYSMALVLWEMVSRCEVIGEVKSYEPPFGSKVCDQPCVDSMRDLVLRDRGRPEIPTSWTTHQGMNLLCATITECWDHDPEARLTAHCVVERFGSLEEEMEQGVLDAVNNSQECPPSDTFPDSTGCDVDPLAPETDTEGTLIPGQISEIL